One window from the genome of Natronomonas pharaonis DSM 2160 encodes:
- a CDS encoding tubulin/FtsZ family protein, whose translation MKLVAIGAGQAGGKVLDRLLEHDARHPGTFLAHAVAVNTAEPDLQALDAVPEESRLLIGQSTVGGHGTGTDPETGRECAREAESEIQSAIDHAPTSSIDGFVVIAGLGGGTGSGAAPVIAERLRAVYAEPVYGLGILPTADEGGLYSRNAADSLQAFVGATDGLLVFDNDAFKSSGETLSEGYGAINEEIATRFGTLFSAGELEALGDDIAESVVDASEIINTLEGLVSVGYASEELPDDAGDDGGLLGRVLGGSDDDSIGSDAVVQIPALVRRAALGKLTLPCNLASTSKALLIVAGPPEHLSRKGIDNARSWLESEIDCREVRAGDYPLPDADRVAALVVLSGVTDVPRIDRMQSQAVDAETAETSEAESEDAMQDLIEYGDDSDGDGATDGHT comes from the coding sequence ATGAAGCTCGTTGCTATCGGTGCGGGACAGGCCGGCGGGAAAGTCCTCGACCGGCTGCTCGAACACGACGCCCGCCACCCCGGCACGTTCCTCGCCCACGCTGTCGCGGTCAACACCGCAGAGCCGGACCTGCAGGCGCTCGATGCAGTTCCCGAGGAAAGCCGGTTGCTCATCGGCCAATCGACCGTCGGCGGCCACGGGACGGGGACCGACCCCGAAACAGGCCGCGAGTGCGCCCGCGAGGCCGAAAGCGAAATCCAATCGGCGATCGACCACGCCCCCACGAGTTCCATCGACGGGTTCGTCGTCATCGCCGGACTCGGCGGCGGCACCGGCAGCGGTGCCGCCCCGGTCATCGCCGAACGGCTACGGGCGGTCTATGCCGAACCCGTCTACGGACTCGGCATCCTGCCCACGGCGGACGAAGGCGGCCTCTACAGCCGGAACGCCGCCGACTCCCTCCAGGCGTTTGTCGGTGCGACCGACGGCCTGCTGGTCTTCGACAACGACGCGTTCAAAAGCAGCGGTGAAACCCTCTCGGAGGGGTATGGCGCAATCAACGAGGAGATAGCCACCCGGTTCGGAACGCTGTTTTCGGCCGGCGAACTCGAAGCCCTCGGCGACGACATCGCCGAGTCGGTCGTCGATGCCTCCGAAATCATCAATACGCTCGAAGGGCTCGTGAGTGTCGGCTACGCCTCCGAGGAGCTACCGGACGACGCCGGTGACGACGGCGGGCTGCTCGGTCGCGTTCTCGGCGGGAGTGACGATGACTCGATCGGCTCGGATGCAGTCGTCCAGATTCCGGCGCTCGTCCGGCGGGCCGCTCTCGGAAAGCTGACGCTGCCCTGCAACCTCGCCAGCACCTCGAAGGCGCTTTTGATAGTCGCCGGGCCACCTGAGCATCTCTCACGGAAGGGCATCGACAACGCCCGTAGCTGGCTGGAATCCGAAATCGACTGCCGGGAGGTGCGGGCGGGCGACTACCCACTGCCCGACGCCGACCGCGTCGCGGCGCTTGTCGTGCTCTCGGGAGTCACCGACGTGCCGCGAATCGACCGAATGCAGTCACAGGCGGTCGACGCCGAGACAGCGGAGACGAGCGAAGCCGAAAGCGAAGACGCGATGCAGGACCTCATCGAGTACGGCGACGACAGCGACGGCGACGGTGCGACCGACGGACATACGTAG